Proteins encoded together in one Streptomyces umbrinus window:
- a CDS encoding toxin, whose protein sequence is MKGAWKARSADHDRRSQLRKLRKGGAQRIAELDLPEVADVAELCRYLGEIRDRPITLVPLQMPASHPCGMWVAARDEDLIFYDANTTSAHQEHIILHELGHIICCHRGAGWLDEASALLLFPNLDPDLVRDMLLRATYDDVQEQEAEVIAYLLSQRVGSAEEGHGVPPAAEPGEDTESEENAMLSRIERTLI, encoded by the coding sequence GTGAAGGGTGCCTGGAAGGCACGGTCGGCCGATCACGACCGGCGCAGTCAGCTCAGGAAGCTCCGGAAGGGCGGCGCACAGCGGATCGCCGAACTCGATCTGCCGGAAGTGGCCGATGTGGCCGAACTGTGCCGCTACCTCGGCGAGATCCGCGACCGCCCCATCACGCTGGTCCCGCTGCAGATGCCCGCGTCACACCCGTGCGGTATGTGGGTCGCCGCACGCGACGAGGACCTCATCTTCTACGACGCCAACACGACCAGCGCGCATCAGGAGCACATCATCTTGCACGAGCTGGGCCACATCATCTGCTGCCATCGCGGGGCGGGTTGGCTGGACGAGGCGAGTGCCCTCCTCCTCTTCCCCAACCTCGACCCCGACCTCGTGCGTGACATGCTCCTGCGCGCCACCTATGACGACGTTCAGGAACAGGAGGCGGAGGTCATCGCCTATCTCCTCTCCCAACGGGTGGGCAGCGCCGAGGAAGGGCATGGCGTGCCCCCCGCCGCGGAGCCGGGGGAAGACACGGAGTCCGAGGAGAACGCCATGCTCAGCCGGATCGAACGCACCCTGATCTGA
- a CDS encoding aminotransferase class I/II-fold pyridoxal phosphate-dependent enzyme: MACRFPGARNINQYWRLLTAPQPQFTEVPDSRWRTATFLSDNFRDASAAYTNTMALLPDVAEFDTAHYGIPPRRARAMDPQGRLLIDLAREAIQDAGWEADGFDREETSVITALTEGGYREISTMQIRMRQLAGGEFGARATDPRSFDMVRAVDKLQGTSVAGLLLNMGPNTISSVFDLHGESYALDSACSGGLMAVANAVFALRAGRTRIALAGGAQLLLTPDLLVGLCRIGALSRSGRCLPFGAEADGFVLGEGAGVLVLRPLADALAAGDRVYAVIRGVGTANDGTVPGGMHPQAAGQVRALRRAYRDADLSPDSVAYLEAHGTATTVGDPIEVGALRELRGERGAPAFLGSAKAVLGHSLGAAGMAGLIKTALAVHRGMIPPQPKFDLAAGPALDAARLIVPTSPTHWPESGQPRRAGVSAFGFGGTGVHLVVEECTTAPSRPAPDGGPHLLVLSARDRAGLARYAQELAHTITDDQLPLAGVADTLARRTPLAERLAVVAEDAADAATKLTVAAEAVAAGRTGHLAPGQVVGTVPPGELPEAAAVPTPGSLSAEARTAALTHLAERAVTGSGLRPLTERIPPYTLPPSPLAPRRHWVVDESAREDGGTSHALEAVGDDLLRPVASPEAAPTAPAVARAHGAYAASIVLEEVSRAGVIPVSDLNERMALVTDLGFDSLMLQELEVSIGKRVPGGFRTEEMFSPGLTVERLTELVDPHLTQPTAPGELLPQPTRADWGADTASVDDFPEVRQLEERVDAVVGSGADFPYFRVHEGNIRDRTVIGGRTYMSFGSYNYLGFSGHPAVNEAVHQAVERYGTSVSASRVLSGERDLTVRLERALADFLGVGDCLALVSGHATNVTAIGHLVGAGDLVLHDALAHDSILQGCALSGAARRPFPHNDIERLEHLLRLNRSRFRRVLIAVEGAYSMDGDLVDLPAVIEAKKRYGALLMVDEAHSIGTVGERGRGVGEFFGVDRSDVDLWMGTLSKAFASCGGYLGGSARMVRWLRHTLPGFVYSVGLTPANAAAALAATELIIAEPHRVRTLRRNAERFLALAVSAGLATGSSANTPIVPCVLGDSARTLRVADRLFHRGVIADPIFHPAVEEGLSRLRFFVTSEHREDDIRQAVSILAEEVASAG, translated from the coding sequence ATGGCCTGCCGGTTTCCGGGGGCGCGCAATATCAACCAGTACTGGCGGCTGCTGACTGCTCCGCAGCCGCAGTTCACCGAGGTCCCGGACTCACGGTGGCGTACCGCCACCTTCCTCAGCGACAACTTCCGTGACGCGTCCGCGGCCTACACGAACACCATGGCGCTGCTGCCGGACGTGGCCGAGTTCGACACGGCGCACTACGGCATCCCGCCGCGGCGGGCGAGAGCGATGGACCCTCAAGGCCGGCTGCTGATCGATCTCGCCCGTGAGGCGATCCAGGATGCGGGGTGGGAAGCCGACGGCTTCGACCGCGAGGAGACCTCGGTGATCACCGCGCTCACCGAGGGCGGCTACCGCGAGATCAGCACCATGCAGATCCGGATGCGTCAGCTGGCCGGCGGCGAGTTCGGGGCGCGGGCGACCGATCCCCGGTCGTTCGACATGGTCCGCGCGGTCGACAAGCTGCAAGGTACGTCCGTGGCCGGACTTCTGCTGAACATGGGGCCGAACACGATCAGCTCGGTCTTCGATCTGCATGGTGAGAGCTATGCGTTGGACTCGGCGTGTTCCGGTGGACTCATGGCCGTGGCCAACGCCGTGTTCGCACTGCGTGCGGGCCGAACTCGCATCGCGCTCGCTGGCGGCGCCCAACTGTTGCTCACCCCCGACCTGTTGGTGGGGTTGTGCCGGATCGGTGCCCTCTCGCGCAGCGGCAGGTGCCTGCCGTTCGGCGCGGAGGCCGACGGCTTCGTCCTGGGAGAGGGAGCCGGGGTCCTGGTGCTGCGGCCCCTCGCCGATGCGCTGGCGGCCGGCGACCGGGTCTATGCGGTGATCAGGGGCGTGGGAACGGCCAATGACGGGACGGTGCCGGGCGGCATGCATCCCCAGGCGGCCGGTCAGGTCCGGGCGTTGCGCCGGGCCTACCGCGATGCGGACCTGAGCCCCGACTCGGTGGCCTACCTGGAGGCGCACGGCACCGCGACCACGGTCGGCGATCCGATCGAGGTCGGTGCCCTGCGCGAACTGCGTGGTGAGCGGGGCGCACCCGCCTTCCTCGGCTCGGCGAAGGCGGTGCTCGGGCACTCGCTCGGCGCGGCGGGGATGGCCGGACTGATCAAGACGGCCCTGGCCGTGCACCGGGGAATGATCCCCCCGCAGCCCAAGTTCGACCTGGCCGCCGGGCCCGCGCTCGACGCCGCGAGGCTGATCGTCCCGACATCGCCGACCCACTGGCCGGAATCCGGGCAGCCGCGCCGGGCGGGGGTGAGCGCTTTCGGCTTCGGCGGCACCGGTGTCCATCTGGTGGTCGAGGAGTGCACCACGGCACCGTCCCGACCCGCACCGGACGGTGGACCGCACCTGCTGGTGCTCAGCGCCCGAGACCGGGCCGGTCTGGCCCGCTACGCCCAGGAACTGGCACACACCATCACCGACGACCAGCTGCCGCTGGCGGGGGTGGCGGACACTCTGGCTCGCCGGACTCCCCTCGCGGAACGCCTCGCCGTGGTGGCGGAGGACGCCGCTGACGCCGCCACCAAGCTCACCGTGGCAGCTGAGGCCGTGGCGGCGGGCCGTACCGGCCATCTCGCCCCGGGACAGGTGGTCGGCACGGTGCCGCCCGGTGAGCTGCCGGAGGCCGCCGCCGTGCCGACACCAGGCTCGCTGTCCGCCGAGGCACGCACAGCCGCGTTGACGCACCTGGCGGAGCGTGCCGTCACAGGCTCGGGTCTGCGTCCGCTGACGGAGCGAATACCCCCGTACACCCTGCCGCCGAGCCCGCTTGCTCCGCGCCGCCACTGGGTGGTGGACGAGTCGGCTCGTGAGGATGGGGGCACTTCCCATGCCCTCGAGGCGGTGGGGGATGATCTCCTCCGGCCGGTCGCGTCGCCGGAGGCGGCACCCACGGCGCCCGCGGTGGCGCGAGCCCATGGCGCTTACGCCGCATCCATCGTCCTCGAAGAGGTGTCGCGGGCCGGCGTCATCCCCGTCTCCGACCTGAACGAGCGGATGGCGCTGGTGACCGATCTCGGCTTCGACTCCCTGATGCTGCAGGAGCTGGAGGTCAGCATCGGCAAGCGCGTTCCCGGGGGCTTCCGCACCGAGGAGATGTTCTCGCCCGGCCTCACCGTGGAGCGGCTGACCGAGCTGGTCGATCCGCACCTCACCCAGCCGACGGCCCCCGGCGAGCTCCTGCCCCAGCCGACGCGGGCGGACTGGGGCGCCGATACCGCCAGCGTCGACGACTTCCCGGAGGTCCGGCAGCTCGAGGAGCGCGTGGACGCGGTCGTCGGCAGCGGTGCGGACTTCCCGTACTTCCGGGTCCACGAGGGCAACATCCGCGACAGGACCGTGATCGGCGGCCGGACGTACATGTCCTTCGGCAGCTACAACTACCTGGGGTTCTCCGGCCATCCGGCGGTCAACGAGGCCGTGCACCAGGCGGTGGAGCGTTACGGGACCTCGGTGTCCGCGAGCCGGGTGCTCTCCGGCGAACGGGACCTGACCGTACGGCTGGAGCGGGCGCTCGCCGACTTCCTCGGTGTCGGGGACTGCCTGGCGCTGGTGAGCGGCCATGCCACCAATGTCACCGCGATAGGTCACCTCGTCGGCGCGGGAGACCTCGTGCTGCACGATGCGCTCGCCCACGACAGCATTCTCCAGGGCTGCGCACTGTCCGGGGCGGCACGACGCCCGTTCCCCCACAACGACATCGAACGGCTGGAACACCTGCTGCGGCTCAACCGGTCCCGGTTCAGACGGGTACTGATCGCCGTCGAGGGCGCCTACAGCATGGACGGCGACCTGGTTGACCTGCCCGCCGTGATCGAGGCGAAGAAGCGTTACGGCGCCTTGCTGATGGTCGATGAGGCGCACAGCATCGGCACGGTGGGCGAACGTGGCCGTGGCGTCGGCGAGTTCTTCGGCGTCGACCGGTCCGACGTGGACCTCTGGATGGGCACCCTCTCCAAGGCCTTCGCCAGCTGCGGCGGATACCTCGGCGGCTCGGCACGGATGGTGCGGTGGCTGCGGCACACGCTGCCGGGCTTCGTCTACAGCGTCGGTCTGACTCCGGCCAACGCTGCCGCGGCCTTGGCCGCCACCGAGCTGATCATCGCGGAACCGCACCGGGTACGCACGCTGCGGCGGAACGCGGAACGCTTCCTCGCCCTGGCCGTGTCGGCCGGTCTGGCGACGGGCTCCAGTGCCAACACCCCGATCGTGCCGTGTGTCCTCGGCGACTCGGCGAGGACCTTGCGCGTTGCGGACCGGCTGTTCCACCGGGGTGTCATCGCCGATCCGATCTTCCACCCCGCGGTGGAGGAGGGGCTCTCGAGGCTGCGGTTCTTCGTCACCAGCGAACACCGTGAGGACGACATCCGACAGGCCGTGTCGATCCTGGCCGAGGAGGTGGCGTCGGCCGGGTGA
- a CDS encoding NAD-dependent epimerase/dehydratase family protein has protein sequence MSLSVVIGLGPAGAATARLLAEQGHSVRVITKSGRNSEPGIEHVALDATDSKRLIEATRGASSIYSCAAPPYPRWASELPPLASSLCAAAEATGAVLVMLGNLYGYGPVDGPMTEDLPLAATGTKGRVRAAVWEQARTLHEEGRIKAVEVRASDFFGPGVTDGGHLAGRVMPPLLRGKPVSTLGDPDTPHSWSYLPDVARALVEVAGEERAWGRAWHVPTEPALSVREMVDRLSAEAGVGAVAVRGLPPTVLGLASLFSPLIRELKEVRYQFDRPFVVDSSAYEAEFTVRATPVDEQVKATADWWRERLANTR, from the coding sequence GTGAGCCTTTCTGTCGTCATAGGTTTGGGACCCGCGGGGGCGGCCACCGCACGGCTGCTGGCCGAGCAGGGGCATTCAGTACGGGTCATCACCAAGTCGGGCCGCAACTCGGAACCCGGCATCGAGCACGTCGCGTTGGACGCGACGGACAGCAAGCGGCTGATCGAGGCCACGCGGGGAGCGTCCTCGATCTACAGCTGTGCCGCACCGCCTTATCCACGGTGGGCGAGCGAATTGCCACCGCTGGCCTCGTCGCTCTGCGCGGCGGCCGAGGCGACCGGAGCCGTCCTGGTCATGCTGGGCAACCTCTACGGCTACGGCCCGGTGGACGGCCCCATGACCGAGGACCTGCCGCTTGCGGCCACCGGCACCAAGGGCCGGGTGCGCGCCGCTGTTTGGGAGCAGGCGCGGACACTTCATGAGGAGGGCCGGATCAAGGCGGTCGAGGTGCGGGCCTCGGACTTCTTCGGGCCCGGTGTGACCGACGGCGGGCACCTGGCCGGGCGGGTCATGCCACCACTGCTGCGCGGCAAGCCGGTCTCCACACTCGGGGATCCGGACACCCCGCACAGCTGGAGCTACCTCCCCGATGTGGCCAGGGCCCTGGTCGAGGTCGCGGGCGAGGAACGGGCCTGGGGGCGGGCCTGGCACGTACCGACAGAGCCCGCGCTGTCCGTTCGGGAGATGGTCGACCGCCTCTCCGCCGAGGCGGGAGTCGGGGCGGTCGCCGTGCGCGGACTGCCGCCGACCGTGCTGGGCCTCGCGTCACTCTTCTCCCCGTTGATCCGCGAATTGAAGGAAGTCCGCTATCAGTTCGACCGCCCGTTCGTAGTCGATTCGAGCGCTTACGAAGCCGAGTTCACCGTACGAGCCACGCCTGTCGACGAGCAGGTCAAGGCGACGGCCGACTGGTGGCGTGAGCGACTGGCGAACACCAGATGA
- a CDS encoding 3-deoxy-7-phosphoheptulonate synthase gives MTDFEAVARLRSYPPLVFAGECDLLSVRLARVARGEAVLLQGEVHGRDRAGVTADVIRARLRTLLQMALVLTYAASVPVVKIGRIPFRDPEPSGMVRMYEVSAATLNLVRALTTGYADLRQVHEWNRDFVAGSPARGRHVALVDEIDRALAFMRACGLDPAGLSTVEFFASHACVPLAYESALTRVDSRTGQLYNTSRHFVRTGEHIWNSPGAHGDYLDYLAAIRNPLGVEIGPGTGPDDALGLLDRLNPAREPGRLTFLVRMGPATLRDKLPALVEKVTAEDHQVGWICDPAPVGPRHRRFDDILDEVTACFEVHRALGIHPAGLTVDLTGDGSMALDLAFLVAELYRGSAMGLHPAPR, from the coding sequence ATGACCGACTTCGAGGCCGTCGCGCGGCTGCGCTCGTACCCGCCCCTGGTGTTCGCGGGGGAGTGCGATCTGCTCAGCGTGCGCCTGGCGCGGGTCGCCCGCGGCGAGGCGGTCCTCCTGCAGGGCGAAGTCCATGGGCGTGACCGCGCCGGGGTGACCGCCGATGTGATCCGGGCCCGACTCCGGACCCTGCTGCAGATGGCCCTGGTCCTGACGTACGCCGCCTCCGTACCGGTGGTCAAGATCGGCAGGATCCCCTTCCGGGACCCGGAGCCGTCCGGCATGGTCCGCATGTACGAGGTCTCCGCGGCCACATTGAACCTCGTGCGGGCCCTCACCACCGGCTACGCCGACCTGCGCCAAGTGCACGAGTGGAACCGGGACTTCGTAGCCGGCTCGCCCGCTCGGGGACGCCACGTGGCGCTCGTCGACGAGATCGACCGGGCGCTGGCCTTCATGCGTGCCTGCGGCTTGGACCCCGCGGGGCTCTCCACGGTCGAGTTCTTCGCTTCCCATGCCTGCGTGCCGCTCGCGTACGAGTCTGCGCTCACCCGCGTCGACTCGCGGACCGGACAGCTGTACAACACCTCGCGTCACTTCGTGCGGACCGGCGAACACATCTGGAACAGCCCGGGGGCCCACGGCGATTACCTCGACTACCTTGCAGCGATCCGCAATCCCCTCGGCGTCGAGATCGGCCCCGGGACGGGACCCGATGACGCGCTGGGTCTGCTCGACCGGCTGAATCCGGCCAGGGAACCCGGTCGGCTGACCTTCCTCGTACGCATGGGCCCCGCCACGCTGCGAGACAAACTTCCCGCGCTCGTCGAGAAGGTCACGGCCGAAGACCACCAGGTGGGCTGGATCTGCGACCCCGCACCCGTCGGTCCTCGACACCGTCGCTTCGACGACATCCTCGACGAGGTCACCGCCTGCTTCGAGGTTCACCGAGCCCTGGGCATCCACCCCGCCGGTCTCACCGTCGATCTGACCGGAGACGGTTCCATGGCACTGGACCTGGCCTTTCTTGTCGCGGAGCTGTACCGGGGGAGCGCCATGGGGCTTCATCCCGCTCCACGCTGA
- a CDS encoding sensor histidine kinase produces MSLTVSSAVSRPLCGVEHLPMYVASMAAAFLPYLLTGAGAAGHLALVLDGPEHHLGVLAAENLFLSVGGTLVEVGRAVGLIGLADLLVVTTVFLVASRIRRSQRRLCEVERAARQLGEGDLTSRVPPLDQGPLEVRRVVSAFNDMADAVHASMEKQAAFVVDASHQLRNPLTVLSLRMEMLSLSLEGKGREEVELIREEMNRLDIMLGQLLDLASARGAFTVRPGPVDAVDLVADRVTAWRPQAEHRSVSLDVAAGLPAVILADAALAGSILDTVLDNAIKFSPEGGRITVRLRDHGTMTSIEVSDEGPGLAPADFLHIGNRFWRGSTTRDAPGTGLGLSIAREMAAVMGGQLTFAAVEPHGLCVALHVPRTDTRRAARSSLQKSG; encoded by the coding sequence GTGTCCCTGACCGTGTCCTCAGCCGTCTCCCGCCCCCTGTGCGGCGTCGAGCATCTCCCGATGTACGTCGCGTCCATGGCCGCCGCGTTCCTCCCGTACCTGCTCACCGGTGCCGGCGCCGCGGGGCACCTCGCACTCGTTCTCGACGGGCCCGAGCACCACTTGGGAGTGCTCGCTGCCGAGAACCTCTTCCTGTCCGTCGGCGGGACGCTGGTCGAGGTCGGCCGCGCGGTGGGGCTGATCGGGCTCGCCGACCTGCTCGTCGTGACCACTGTCTTCCTGGTGGCGTCCCGCATCAGACGGTCCCAGCGCCGGCTCTGCGAGGTGGAGCGGGCGGCCCGGCAGCTCGGCGAGGGCGACCTGACCAGCAGGGTGCCGCCGCTCGACCAGGGGCCGCTCGAGGTACGCCGGGTGGTCAGCGCCTTCAACGACATGGCCGACGCGGTCCACGCATCCATGGAGAAACAAGCGGCTTTCGTCGTGGACGCCTCGCACCAACTGCGCAACCCGCTGACCGTGCTGAGTCTGCGTATGGAGATGCTCTCCCTGAGCCTGGAAGGCAAGGGGCGGGAGGAGGTGGAGCTGATCCGCGAGGAGATGAACCGGTTGGACATCATGCTCGGCCAGCTCTTGGACCTCGCCTCCGCCCGGGGCGCGTTCACGGTGAGGCCGGGTCCCGTCGACGCGGTGGACCTGGTGGCCGACCGGGTCACGGCATGGCGGCCGCAGGCCGAACACCGGTCGGTCTCGCTGGACGTGGCGGCCGGGCTCCCAGCCGTCATCCTGGCCGACGCGGCATTGGCCGGCTCGATCCTGGACACCGTGCTGGACAACGCCATCAAGTTCAGTCCGGAGGGCGGGCGGATCACCGTACGCTTGCGGGACCACGGAACCATGACGAGTATCGAGGTCAGTGACGAGGGCCCCGGGCTCGCCCCGGCCGACTTCCTGCACATCGGCAACCGCTTCTGGCGTGGCTCCACGACCCGGGACGCGCCCGGTACGGGACTGGGCCTGAGCATCGCCCGTGAGATGGCGGCGGTCATGGGTGGACAACTGACGTTCGCGGCCGTCGAACCGCACGGACTGTGTGTGGCACTCCACGTGCCACGGACCGATACCAGGCGCGCCGCGCGGTCTTCGTTGCAGAAGTCCGGCTGA
- a CDS encoding response regulator transcription factor — MKLLVVEDNERVSAALQAALIQQGVEAVCATTGKAAVDLLERIRPDAVLLDLGLPDCDGFTLCSTIRAASPVPILVTSARADHGSCVRGLDLGADDYLVKPYNLAEVLARVRAVIRRRRFAEPPLAEAPPGDLVLAGPVRIDLREHAVLVNGSPTELSEDEFGILVALARRPDETLGADQLVDEILRARRTTVQATLPRSIAALRERIGVPYMLEAVEGVGYRLSVTGRA, encoded by the coding sequence GTGAAATTACTGGTAGTTGAGGACAACGAACGCGTGTCCGCGGCCCTGCAGGCCGCATTGATCCAACAGGGTGTGGAAGCGGTGTGCGCGACCACCGGCAAGGCCGCGGTCGACCTTCTGGAGCGGATCCGTCCGGATGCCGTACTGCTCGATCTCGGCCTGCCCGACTGTGACGGCTTCACCCTGTGCAGCACGATTCGGGCGGCCAGCCCGGTGCCGATTCTGGTGACCAGCGCCCGCGCGGACCACGGCTCGTGCGTGCGGGGGCTCGACCTCGGCGCGGACGACTACCTCGTCAAGCCCTACAACCTGGCCGAAGTACTGGCCCGGGTGCGGGCGGTGATACGCCGTCGCCGGTTCGCCGAGCCACCCCTCGCCGAGGCACCGCCCGGGGATCTCGTCCTGGCCGGGCCGGTGCGCATCGACCTGCGGGAACACGCCGTGCTGGTCAACGGCTCCCCGACCGAGCTGTCGGAAGACGAGTTCGGCATCCTGGTGGCCCTGGCCCGCCGACCGGACGAGACCCTGGGCGCAGACCAGCTCGTCGACGAGATCCTGCGGGCCCGCCGGACGACCGTGCAGGCCACGCTGCCGCGCTCGATCGCCGCACTGCGCGAGCGGATCGGCGTGCCCTATATGCTCGAAGCAGTCGAAGGAGTGGGCTACCGACTGTCTGTCACCGGGCGCGCGTAG
- a CDS encoding helix-turn-helix transcriptional regulator, which yields MILAESGTGSEIRQNVGGISLIPRNSPSSVDELHDLESPLVNAEIRSDEYGDVVLSLFERSGIGLAILDPTLRVRSVNSAFSAQCGRRHDEICERGFAEFLHPSVRQYVLRQFGRLVQGHHARLVGRSITMWFHDTAVSGKLAAFPVEDTVGKVKMILVQFTPEEAADDHQALVGSQWRLTPLTAKVLEGVAAGDPTVRLAAKLFLSRQGVEYHVSLLLRQFKVPNRTALAAKAYSMGMFSIGCWPPSILPEYVRPGRQGTDRARGEAGMQARRP from the coding sequence ATGATCCTTGCGGAGAGCGGTACGGGGAGCGAAATTCGGCAGAATGTGGGGGGAATATCCCTCATTCCAAGAAATTCACCCAGTTCTGTCGATGAATTGCACGACCTGGAATCTCCCTTGGTCAATGCGGAGATCCGGAGTGACGAATACGGCGATGTTGTCCTTTCGCTGTTCGAACGCTCGGGTATCGGCCTGGCGATTCTCGATCCGACCCTGCGGGTGCGGTCCGTGAACAGCGCCTTCAGCGCGCAGTGCGGCCGGCGCCACGACGAGATCTGCGAGCGCGGCTTCGCGGAGTTCCTGCACCCGAGCGTGCGGCAGTACGTGCTGCGACAGTTCGGCCGGCTCGTCCAGGGGCACCACGCGCGCCTCGTCGGCCGGTCCATCACCATGTGGTTCCACGACACCGCGGTCTCCGGCAAGCTCGCCGCGTTCCCGGTGGAGGACACGGTCGGCAAGGTCAAGATGATCCTGGTTCAGTTCACGCCGGAGGAGGCGGCCGACGATCATCAGGCGCTCGTCGGTTCCCAGTGGAGGCTGACGCCCCTCACCGCGAAGGTGCTGGAGGGTGTGGCGGCGGGGGACCCGACCGTGCGGCTCGCGGCCAAGTTGTTCCTCAGCCGCCAGGGCGTCGAGTACCACGTGAGCCTTCTCCTGCGGCAGTTCAAGGTGCCCAACCGCACGGCGCTCGCCGCGAAGGCGTACTCGATGGGCATGTTCAGCATCGGCTGCTGGCCACCCAGCATCCTCCCCGAGTACGTCCGTCCCGGGCGTCAGGGAACCGATCGCGCGCGGGGCGAAGCCGGTATGCAAGCCCGACGGCCATAG